DNA from Salmo trutta chromosome 14, fSalTru1.1, whole genome shotgun sequence:
gtgtaattaatagcttcaccatgctcaaagggatactcAATGtctgctttcaatttttttttacccatctaccaataggtgcccttccaTGCGAAGCATTGGAAACCTCCCTAGTCTCTGTGGTTGAATCcgtttttgaaattcactgcttgacagagggaccttacagataattgtatgtgtctggtacagagatgaggtagtcattcaaaaatgatATTGAACCCTATCATTGTACACAGGGTGAGTCCATGAAACTTGTTGAGCAATTTTTTACTActggacttatttaggcttgccataacaaaggagttgaatacctattgactcaagacattaacTTTTCACTTTTaatgaaataataaaaacataattccagtttcacattatggggtattttgtgtaggccagtgacaacatTTTTATTGTaccaattttaaattcaggatgtgacaaaatatgtaaaaagtcaaggggtgtgaatactttaaggCCCGGTAAgcagacattttaaatgttttacctcTCAAAAGGTCAAATCATTCATACCCGGTGAACCCACAAGACGACGTGATGAATGATCCTCATGCCTCGCTATGTAAACTCATCCCCATCAAGACTTCACTGTTGCTATCCTCAAACCACCACCTATTGAAACCCCAAAGCCCCCTCATTCAGCCAATACACCAGTACATGAAAAAAAACACTTAACTTGATGTATTCTCTGGTGACCCTAAAGGTTAAAAGGGCGTGTTTGACTTGATTATTCTTTGGCACCGTGTCAGGAGGAATATCCAAATATCCAAAGAATGTCTGGGAAACCAAGACACCATTGTGTGCCTAATCACTTGGCAGGCCTTCTGCTAGTTCTACTGTTTTCTTTGGTTCTATTATCACAGGTAGAGAGATTTATGTTCTGCCTCGATTAGCGTAAGACGGTAACAAAAGCGAAGGGGTGGGTCCTCCGTCTTTGGCCTACGTTCAATTCCTTCCAAATGTCAGCTGgaatgcctgtgtgtctgtgatatTATGATAAAGAAAGTTGAGGGGATTGGTATACCTCCTACACTGGAAGTTACACCAGTAAAAAAGAGGGACACAGCGCAGACTGGGCCAGCACAATTTAGAGGGCTGGAGGTGGAAGGATCCTAACAAAATCGGTTTATTTCTAATCTAGGACATCAATCTTGTGCTTTTTTGATTTAATTATCCTTTTCATTTCCCTTTAATGATCAGTTTCTCCATAACACTCTTCCACACCCACATCTCAAAACTGAATGAACAACATCTCAAACATACCTTAATTACCCcagttaccacacacacacacacctccagtctTCATAAGAAAGAGCCTCCTATACATTATCATCATCCTTGGAGTGCCAGAAACTGACAGACTGGATTCCAGTTTTTCTATATAAATTAGTTGATACTTTACATTCTTGTGAAGTGCACAATGTAGAGACATCAGGTCCATGTGTAACGCTTGTCGTCTGtagaagaaggggaccaaagcgcagcgtggtgagtgttcatattaatgatttaataataagaaacacttcaaacaaacaagaaaatggccaacagttctgtcaggtcacaaaatgtacaaaacagaaaataactacccacaatccccaaaagaaaacaggctgcctaagtatgactcccaatcagcgacaacgatgtacagctgtccctgattgagagccataccaggccaaagcaaagaaatacaaagaatagaaaaaaggacatagaatgcccacccaaatcacaccctgactaaacctaaatagagacataaaaaaggctctctcaggtcagggcgtgacaccatgtTAAACCATTATCTCTTGTTTCCTATTTCCATAACAGCATATCACTTTGGCTGTGGTATCCTGACAACAATTccagtgtttaaaaaaatatatatattaacaaGCTTCATTGACAACATTCTAAATGGATAGCATATCTGTATGAATTGAATTAAAATATTTGTAATGCTTTTAAAGACTATCTTATACACAGAAGATATTTCCTTGACTATTTAGAAAATCTATAGGTAAACAACTCTAATGTTGGTTCCAGTCAATGATGCTCTCTTTAGGCCAGATAAGAGTGTTGGATGTACGTCATCACACACTGTCCACTTAAAACCCTTCCTCATCCGTTGTTTAGGTTACGCCATAATAATACCGCTGTCATAATAATTTTACAACTAGGTCTATATTaagaacaacagtaatgatatgGTGACTTTGTGTTTCAAATGTGTTTCTAAGTGATGCACCACTTGCCATTTTTTTCATGGCATTTTTAATGACTGATTCATGGTTTTCCTTGCATGTCAATGCAAGTGGAAGTTAGAGTTGGTGGACCTTGGCCTTGGATACAGGTGTTATGACAGGGTTGTAGACTTCTGTAACAACAACCACTATTGAATGTCTGAGTTATACTTTATTGTCTCTCATTTCCAGGTGAACGATTAGAATATTGATGCGCCCCATTCTGGCACCAAGCATCCATTACGCATGGAGTTTCCATCGTCTTTTTCAATCAATCAAGGGATCCATCTTGGACATTGTTATCAGATATTGCTCTTTTACCATATTTGCTACATAGACCTTTGTGTATAAAAGACCTGACATAGAGAGCTGGCAATATCATTCGCACTTGCTGACTTCGTTTAGTTCAGACTGTTACGTACGATCACCTCTCTTTTAAGGTAATTGCCACTGTCATTTTCACACCAAAAATTGCTTTTTGCATTCCCTACTTTTAATAATCTAAAGCTATATTGTAAGAAAACTCTTATTCTGCGTCCAGGCATGGCAATGAGTGGATTGTTGGTGTGCGTCCTCATGGCAGCGCTAGTGGGGGTTGGTTTGACATCACCTGTATCCAAGTCAGATGGCAACACCAAACAGGGTGGGATACTGCCACAGCTACTGGCCAGGAGGGAGGCAGTGAGGAATGCTGCAGAGAACGTGGTTAGGATGGCGCAAGACACTCAAACGAGCATGGCACGGGTGGAGAGGATGTCGCACCTGTCGGAGGACCAGCGCGAGTTCATGTCCAAGCAAATCATGCAGGCCATCTCAGGTACGTGGTGGTGTCGAgtcaggtgtgtgagagagagataccaaCATCCACCATGGCAAATGTGAAGTGTATCGTTGTTTGCTTGAGCACTTTAAATGCACATTGAACTTTTTTGTTTGGTTCACGTAGGTTTGTATTGTTCGCAGAGATGATGAACGAGTGTCCGGACCGGGACTACCAAGGATGGGTTGACTTTGGACGGCGGAGTGCAGAGTAGAGATGTACCACAGGCCAAATGAGGAACGTCTGCCTGCACTGGCATTACTCAGAAATCCATCCCTATTTGAAGTAGATTGTATATTTTCATTGGATTATGTCATGAGTTTTGCTTTTAATCCAAGTGTCATAATAAACATGTTTGCAGTATGTACGTCTACGGACATTTCTTGATTTCATTTAGGACATGGGTTGGTTTCCATTTAGGACATGGGTTGGTTTCCATTTAGCACATGGGTTGGTTTCCATTTAGGACATGGGTTGGTTTCCATTTAGCACATGGGTTGGTTTCCATTTAGCACATGGGTTGGTTTCCATTTAGGACATGGGTTGGTTTCCATTTAGCACATGGGTTGGTTTCCATTTAGGACATGGGTTGGTTTCGTGGACACAGAATCTACATGAAGTATTCTTTTTAGTCTAGGACAAGGCTTAATGTGTCCGGGGAAACCTGTGTTGTGCTTCCCCTGCCAGCCACAAAAATAATGAAAAGGGGGGTTCGGCAAGGCTATTTTCTTTGCTGCCGaaatcccccctccccccttctatCTTGGGACTGCAAGGCCTGGCACACTCCAGAATCGTTTTGGTAGCTCATGTTGACCAGtagtgtgtgccacagaaagtatttgactctagccacaaaattaaggaaattagaagggggggggggggttcggcAAGGCTATTTTCTTGCCTGCCGAAAAtctcccccccaccccttctATCTTGGGACTGCAAGGCCTTGCACACTTCAGAATCATTTTAGTAGCTCATGCTGACCAATAGTGTGTGCCAAAGAAAGCAAAATTAGAGTATAAAGAAACATAAACATCTATTTTAGAAACATTTTGTAATGTTTAAGAAAATAATGATAATACACAAATAGTATCGCACAATAACACAAAAACATCACAGAAAGTGAAGTTTGGTAACAAACATTAAATAAGAAATACAAATTTCGATCTTTgcgtaaaaatatataaaatgacaataaatcaaatataacaagacaataaataatataaacaaATATTGGAAAGCTGCAACGGCTCGACTGATCATTTAGTCcactttttatggaaagttttccaGGTGATACCGTCGCCTGGAACTCAAGCCTAGCCTAGTCCTGACATGCAGCGCAGACATAATCCTCCAATAATGGGATGGTTTTCATACAGGACTGGTGGTACCATCGTGGGCAGCGGTCACAACCAATCTGAAATTTGTGATGAAAAATGttaatatatttaaaacattaaaaacattttcttgAATTACAATTATTTCATTTTCAGATAAAGCGGATAATCCTACCTCTAGAAATATTATGCTTATACAAATTCGTACTCCTAAAAAATGTGCCTTTAGAAGTGAATATGCAATTACCCAGTTAGTGTCTTCCTCATTATTGTCCACCTCCCCACAGAAGTGGCACAGTTGGCTCAGGTCATCTAGCAAAACATAATGTCAAGTAGTCTATACATctttacatgtatttttctgagcaaacAGGGAACAAGGGAATAGTATAGGTTTCTTGTAACAGAATTATTTATATACACGTGTTTTAGTGGCCATCTAGTCAGAAGTTGGATCAAAGATAACCTTGAAAGATccatataaaatgtttttttatctaCAATTATATTAAATTAGAAATTGAACATACCAGTGTTTTGGAGGAGAGTGGCTGCTATTTCTTCTCTCATGATGTTAACATCTTTGTCCGTATTTGAAAAGACAATCGACTCCTCCTTCAGAACACATTCAGCAAactggggattttttttttattggcatTTCAGTTATCCCCAACAAAATTATGTTACACTTAAGATTCTAATTCGAAGTATAAAACCACACAGCTATAATATAATTTGACTGTTCTGTTTTTCCTTTTAGTCAGTATACTTTCAGTAGGTTAACTGTACATTACTTATACTCTCATCCTTACTTTCAAGGCAAATACCCCACAATAAGTAACATCTTGTTGCCATGGGTGAGGAAGGGCACCACACGACCATCTGGAGAAAGTACACACCTTCTCTCTCAGGAATGATCTGAACATATATGTTAATAAAAGTATAGCATCTTGAAACACTTTATTAATTACAATATAGAGATTAATAACAAAGGGGAATCTGAGAATGCAGGGATTCCAGCAGGGTGTGAGTTGAAGTAGTCATATCTGGAGCTGACAAGGGCTGAAATGACATGTGATCATCTGGGATGATCTAACATCTGAGAATGGGTAGGCATTCCCTCGGATGAAGAGCATCTCCGTCTTGCTGATTATGTGCTGTCATTCAGGTGGAAATATCACCTGCACATCTGATGTAGGAAAAGAGATAAGAGATAAGTTGAGTGTCCTGTGAATATGTTtatgtatatgtactgtacatgtgtgtgtatgtgtatatatatatcttggtatatacattttttattttaatttctattattattatcattattgtgttttgtggttgaggggtggggggtggggggaggttgatggggatggtggaggtgctgggggtGTCCTATTGAGGGCGAATGGACCTATTGGGGAGGGGATTCTTCATGGAGGCACATTCAGtctgttttttttccttctttttttcttcttctattattataacagtttactgtgaTTATGGATATGCACTCATGTTTACTTATATATTCGTACTTTCTTTTTCGCCCAGGAACTACTGTACCTACATTCTTAAAAACTAAAACATAAAGTGTAATTTTTGTTTAGGAAAAGCCATAAGAGGGAAAAGCACAATGGGATGGGGGATTGAGGGATGGGTAGAGAGAACAGTAGAGGGCTCTGAAATCTATTATTGCTGAAATAACCACTTCCTTTTGTGACTAGAGTCTAATACTTCctgtggcacacatcagaggGCATGATAGGTCACCAAAAATGATTCTGAAGTGTGCCAGGCCTTGTAGTCCCAAGTTAGAAGGGGGGGGGAGAATTTCGGCAGCAAGAAAATAGCCTTGCCGAAAtccaagtctctcactgttgccgcttgctatagaataccctctgcccccagctgtgccctggacaccatatgtgaattgattgccccccatctatcttcagagctcgtgctgctaggtgacctaaactgtgacatgcttaacaccctggccatcctacaatctaagcttgatgcactcaatctcacacaaattatcaatgaacccaccaggtacaaccccaaatccgtaaacacgggcaccctcatagatatcattctaaccaactcaccctccaaatacacctctgctgttttcaaccaagatctcagcgatcactgcctcattgcctgcatccgtaatgggtctgaggtcaaacaaccacccctcatcactggcaaacgctccctaaaacacttcagcgagcaggcctttctaatcaacctggcccgggtatcctggaaggatatggaccttatcccgtcagtagaggatgcctggttattctttaaaagtgccttcctcgccattttaaataagcatgacccattcacattttttttaccagaaacagatatagtccttggttctctccagacctgactgcccttgaccagcacaaaaacatcctgtggcattttgcattagcatcgaacagcccccgtgatatgcaacggttcagggaagttaggaacaaatatacacaggcagttaggaaagctaaggctagctttttcaagcagaaatttgcttcctgtagcacaaactcaaaaaagtttttggacactaaagtccatggagaataagagcacctcctcccagctgcccactgcactgaggctaggaaacactgttaccaccgataaatccacaataattgagaatttcaataagcatctttctacggctggccatgctctcCACCTGGCAACCcctactccattcaacagccctgcgctccctacagcaactcgcccaaacctcccccacttctccttcacccaaatccagatagctgatgttctgaaagagctgcaaaatctggacccctacaaatcagccgggctagacaatctggaccctctctttctaaaatgatctgccgtaattgttgcaacccctattgctagcctgttcaacctctctttcatgtcatctgagattcccatagattggaaagcagct
Protein-coding regions in this window:
- the LOC115208690 gene encoding cholecystokinin — translated: MAMSGLLVCVLMAALVGVGLTSPVSKSDGNTKQGGILPQLLARREAVRNAAENVVRMAQDTQTSMARVERMSHLSEDQREFMSKQIMQAISEMMNECPDRDYQGWVDFGRRSAE